The following proteins are encoded in a genomic region of Phycisphaerales bacterium:
- a CDS encoding exopolysaccharide biosynthesis protein — MADQPKKLADLIDDLDDQVKGDDSLAVKDMLDAFGSRAFGPLLAMPGLIGLSPLGAVPGAPAIIAIFVVLVAGQHLLGLDHPWLPSKLTRRSVSKDKWDRARDRVRPWMRRLDVLIQPRLQWLTGDVMQRVISVVVILLAISMFPLGFIPFAVAAPAGAILLFGLAISARDGLATLLALLATAGTAYLLWTSVF; from the coding sequence ATGGCCGACCAACCCAAGAAACTCGCCGATCTGATCGATGATCTGGACGACCAGGTGAAGGGCGATGATTCGCTGGCGGTCAAGGACATGCTCGATGCGTTCGGCAGCCGGGCGTTTGGTCCGTTGCTGGCGATGCCGGGGCTGATCGGGCTCAGCCCGCTCGGGGCGGTGCCCGGCGCTCCGGCGATCATCGCCATCTTCGTCGTGCTCGTGGCCGGGCAGCATCTGCTGGGGCTCGACCACCCATGGCTGCCGTCAAAGCTCACCAGGCGATCGGTCTCCAAGGACAAGTGGGATCGGGCGCGAGATCGCGTTCGGCCCTGGATGCGCCGCCTGGACGTGCTGATCCAGCCCCGCCTGCAATGGCTCACCGGGGACGTGATGCAACGCGTGATCAGCGTCGTGGTGATCCTGCTGGCGATCTCCATGTTCCCGTTGGGGTTCATCCCGTTTGCCGTGGCCGCCCCGGCGGGCGCCATCCTTTTGTTCGGGCTGGCCATCTCGGCCCGGGATGGCCTGGCGACCCTGCTGGCGCTGCTGGCAACCGCGGGGACGGCGTATCTCCTGTGGACGTCTGTTTTCTGA
- a CDS encoding glycosyltransferase family 39 protein has translation MDDAAPNFPDAAPGVGLDAPAVVRVTHERLAWVFVALGCLACTLRYVLGFPLIPDEAALAVNIARRGYEGLLGELDFGQMAPPLFLMVEEFATRTLGFNEWSLRAFPFVGALGAIALFPLVVRRLLEGWGYVLAVAVFSVSYWPIRYSAEVKPYAIDMLVTVLWMLLALRWRESRRPWAWMLAMCPLALVGFGVSFPSVFVGGGAVAFMALAGVRHGWPTHLFQPGIVGACLLAGFLGTYRFLVPASTETADWMADYWQKAFPPTDSLASAAWWFLDVFTGELMPYPVGGENFASTATLLCVVVGVALLVRRRRLGVLVLLLGPVVLALVAGFLHKYPFGTPTRLQLYLAPIFCVLAGCGLAWSMARLGEAVRAPAWRSPVRVAAAGLACIALASMARDLINPQKSSTDAVLRDATDVIWGAARFDGPRPLSLREDLGAAFVPEPEGMQSEVTRFLANYHMRVQREAEDAEQRDVDPGQPVEVVTFYVDGYVDEALRQNWIATFERTHGLRLAGSGLLTIPHVGNHEDLIRYDRIEVLRFEPVATTSTPLAIEGDQPTP, from the coding sequence TTGGACGACGCCGCGCCGAACTTCCCTGATGCAGCACCGGGCGTCGGATTGGACGCTCCGGCCGTCGTCCGCGTGACGCACGAGCGCCTTGCGTGGGTCTTTGTTGCACTCGGGTGCCTGGCGTGCACGCTTCGGTATGTCCTGGGCTTTCCGCTCATTCCCGACGAGGCGGCCCTGGCGGTGAACATCGCACGCCGCGGCTACGAGGGGCTGCTGGGCGAGCTCGACTTCGGGCAGATGGCCCCGCCGCTGTTCCTCATGGTCGAGGAGTTCGCGACGCGGACCCTCGGCTTTAACGAGTGGTCGCTGCGGGCCTTCCCGTTCGTGGGCGCGCTGGGCGCCATCGCCCTGTTTCCGCTGGTTGTCCGTCGATTGCTCGAGGGCTGGGGGTACGTGCTGGCCGTCGCGGTCTTCAGCGTCTCGTACTGGCCCATCCGCTACAGCGCCGAGGTCAAGCCCTACGCCATCGACATGCTCGTCACGGTGCTCTGGATGCTGCTGGCCCTGCGATGGCGCGAGAGCCGCCGGCCGTGGGCGTGGATGCTGGCGATGTGCCCGCTGGCGCTGGTCGGCTTCGGGGTGTCGTTCCCGTCGGTGTTCGTGGGCGGCGGGGCGGTGGCGTTCATGGCGCTCGCCGGCGTTCGCCACGGCTGGCCTACGCACCTGTTCCAGCCAGGGATCGTCGGGGCGTGCCTGCTGGCGGGGTTCCTTGGTACGTACCGCTTCCTGGTGCCCGCCAGCACCGAGACGGCCGACTGGATGGCCGACTACTGGCAGAAGGCCTTCCCGCCCACCGATTCGCTCGCCTCGGCGGCGTGGTGGTTCCTGGACGTCTTCACGGGCGAGCTCATGCCCTACCCCGTGGGCGGGGAGAACTTCGCCAGCACCGCCACGCTGCTGTGCGTGGTGGTGGGGGTGGCGCTGCTCGTGCGGCGACGGAGGCTGGGCGTGCTCGTGCTGCTGCTGGGGCCGGTCGTGCTGGCTCTGGTGGCGGGCTTCCTGCACAAGTACCCCTTCGGCACGCCCACGAGGCTGCAGCTCTACCTGGCGCCGATCTTCTGCGTGCTGGCTGGCTGCGGGCTGGCGTGGTCGATGGCCCGGCTGGGCGAGGCGGTGCGGGCTCCGGCGTGGCGCAGCCCGGTGCGCGTGGCGGCGGCGGGGCTGGCGTGCATCGCCCTCGCCTCGATGGCCCGCGACCTGATCAACCCGCAGAAGTCCTCGACCGACGCCGTGCTGCGGGACGCGACCGACGTCATCTGGGGCGCGGCGCGCTTCGATGGGCCCCGGCCGTTGTCGCTCCGCGAGGACCTTGGCGCCGCGTTCGTGCCCGAGCCCGAGGGCATGCAGAGCGAGGTCACGCGCTTCCTTGCCAACTACCACATGCGTGTGCAGCGAGAGGCCGAGGATGCCGAGCAGCGCGACGTCGACCCGGGCCAGCCGGTGGAGGTCGTGACGTTCTACGTCGATGGCTACGTCGACGAAGCGCTGCGTCAGAACTGGATCGCGACCTTCGAGCGCACGCACGGTCTTCGCCTGGCGGGCAGCGGGCTGCTGACGATTCCGCACGTCGGGAACCACGAAGACCTGATTCGCTATGACCGCATCGAGGTGCTGCGGTTCGAGCCGGTGGCGACGACGAGTACCCCGCTGGCCATCGAGGGCGATCAGCCTACGCCTTAG
- a CDS encoding alpha/beta hydrolase gives MDERYVQSGDASLWTCAQGDGPPVVLCNGGPGCCDYLGPVAELLANRYTVVRFEERGCGRSSFTPPYDFGQSVLDLDAIRTAYGFDEWTVIGHSAGADLALLHALRLPKHTTSIIGLAGGRIVNDRSWSDAYKAARDAEGEPLPEQPLACDERVNPESNAWWRRFITEPALLARLSRLGVPAHFILAEHDIRPAWPTLQLAKLLPAGSAEVITGARHLIWLDEPEQLGTAMHRVLDSLGGQTP, from the coding sequence ATGGACGAGCGGTACGTCCAGAGCGGCGACGCGAGCCTGTGGACCTGCGCCCAGGGCGACGGACCGCCGGTCGTCCTGTGCAACGGCGGTCCGGGCTGCTGCGACTATCTCGGGCCCGTGGCCGAGTTGCTTGCCAATCGCTACACCGTCGTCCGCTTCGAGGAACGCGGCTGCGGGCGCAGCTCGTTTACGCCGCCCTACGACTTCGGGCAGAGCGTCCTCGACCTCGACGCCATCCGCACCGCCTACGGCTTTGACGAGTGGACGGTCATCGGTCACTCGGCCGGGGCCGACCTCGCCCTGCTGCACGCACTTCGGTTACCCAAGCACACGACGTCGATCATCGGGCTCGCCGGCGGGCGCATCGTCAACGACCGGAGCTGGAGCGACGCCTACAAGGCGGCCCGCGACGCGGAGGGCGAGCCACTGCCGGAGCAGCCATTGGCCTGCGACGAGCGCGTGAATCCCGAGAGCAACGCCTGGTGGCGGCGGTTCATCACCGAGCCCGCGTTGCTCGCAAGGCTCTCGCGGCTCGGCGTGCCCGCGCACTTTATCCTGGCCGAGCACGACATCAGGCCCGCGTGGCCCACTCTGCAACTTGCCAAACTCCTGCCCGCCGGCTCGGCCGAGGTCATCACCGGCGCGCGGCACCTGATCTGGCTCGACGAGCCCGAACAGCTCGGCACGGCCATGCACCGAGTCCTCGATTCGCTCGGCGGCCAGACGCCCTAA
- the aspS gene encoding aspartate--tRNA ligase: MLQRTAACGELRIEHAGTPANLAGWVNNYRDHGTGLVFIDLRDHTGLTQLVFDKEDVPAEIVAAADKLRAEDVVAVKGKVRKRDGGPNPKLPTGEIELVVEKLEVLAKADTPPFQPGDEQNLPGEELRLRHRYLDLRRPKMQHVLRTRHRVTKIARDFFDALGFIEVETPNLCRSTPEGARDFLVPSRLQPGEFYALPQSPQLFKQILMVAGADRYMQICRCFRDEDPRADRQAEFTQIDLEMAFVSREDVLNTMEAFARTLWKEVLGVEVPRFPRMTWREAMDTYGSDRPDLRYDLELEDISDLAARTDFKVFTQALEKNPGSGHPSTRDGGVVKAFRVPGGAEKLTRKLTDGYAEFVKQFGAGGAPVTKVVATDHGVGFETGIARFIEPITGELAARLKLEPGDTVIFGADAYNTCSKALGELRQKVAKDLELINKDQWAFLWVVDFPMFEYDDETKRYYALHHPFTAPRADQADTLLSASPEDKQTLLGVLSDGYDMVCNGSEVGGGSIRIHRRDVQQKVFQLLGLGEDEAKAKFGFLLDALRYGAPPHGGIAFGLDRLVMHLAGTDNIRDVIAFPKTQTGADLMTEAPSAVDEAQLKDLHVRVMEAETKPVEAKKLSANPT, encoded by the coding sequence ATGCTTCAGCGCACCGCCGCCTGCGGCGAGCTTCGGATCGAGCACGCCGGCACGCCCGCCAACCTCGCCGGCTGGGTCAACAACTACCGCGACCACGGCACGGGCCTGGTCTTCATCGACCTGCGCGACCACACCGGGCTGACGCAGCTTGTTTTTGATAAGGAAGACGTGCCCGCGGAGATCGTCGCGGCGGCCGACAAGCTGCGCGCCGAGGACGTCGTCGCCGTGAAGGGCAAGGTCCGCAAGCGCGACGGCGGGCCCAACCCCAAGCTGCCCACCGGCGAGATCGAGCTGGTCGTCGAGAAGCTGGAAGTGCTGGCCAAGGCCGACACGCCCCCCTTCCAGCCCGGCGACGAGCAGAATCTCCCGGGCGAAGAACTCAGGTTACGCCACCGCTACCTCGACCTGCGCCGGCCCAAGATGCAGCACGTGCTGCGCACGCGGCACCGCGTCACCAAGATCGCGCGCGACTTCTTCGATGCGCTGGGGTTCATCGAGGTCGAGACGCCCAACCTGTGCCGGAGCACCCCCGAGGGCGCGCGCGACTTCCTCGTGCCCAGCCGATTGCAGCCGGGTGAGTTCTACGCGCTGCCGCAGAGCCCCCAGCTGTTCAAGCAGATCCTGATGGTGGCCGGCGCCGATCGGTACATGCAGATCTGCCGGTGCTTCAGGGACGAGGACCCGCGGGCGGATAGGCAGGCCGAGTTCACGCAGATCGATCTGGAGATGGCCTTCGTCTCGCGCGAGGACGTGCTCAACACGATGGAGGCCTTCGCCCGCACGCTGTGGAAGGAGGTCCTGGGCGTCGAGGTGCCCCGGTTCCCGCGGATGACCTGGCGGGAGGCGATGGACACCTACGGCAGCGACCGGCCCGACCTGCGCTACGACCTGGAGCTCGAGGACATCAGCGACCTGGCGGCCAGGACCGACTTCAAGGTCTTCACGCAGGCGCTCGAGAAGAATCCGGGCTCCGGCCATCCCTCGACCCGCGACGGCGGCGTCGTGAAGGCCTTCCGCGTGCCCGGCGGGGCCGAGAAGCTGACGCGGAAGCTCACCGACGGCTACGCCGAGTTCGTCAAGCAGTTCGGCGCGGGCGGCGCGCCCGTCACCAAGGTGGTCGCCACCGACCACGGCGTGGGCTTCGAGACGGGCATCGCCCGCTTCATCGAGCCCATCACCGGCGAGCTGGCCGCGCGCCTCAAGCTCGAGCCGGGCGACACGGTGATCTTCGGCGCCGACGCCTACAACACCTGCTCCAAGGCGCTGGGCGAGCTGCGCCAGAAGGTTGCCAAGGACCTCGAACTGATCAACAAGGACCAGTGGGCGTTCCTCTGGGTCGTCGACTTCCCGATGTTCGAGTACGACGACGAAACGAAGCGGTATTACGCCCTGCACCACCCCTTCACCGCGCCCAGGGCCGACCAGGCCGACACGCTGCTCAGCGCCAGCCCCGAGGACAAGCAGACGCTGCTGGGCGTGCTCAGCGACGGCTACGACATGGTGTGCAACGGCAGCGAGGTCGGCGGCGGGTCGATCCGCATCCACCGCCGCGACGTGCAGCAGAAGGTCTTCCAGTTGCTCGGGCTGGGTGAAGACGAGGCCAAGGCCAAGTTCGGCTTCCTGCTCGACGCGCTCCGCTACGGCGCCCCGCCGCACGGGGGCATCGCCTTTGGGCTGGACCGCCTGGTGATGCACCTGGCCGGCACCGACAACATCCGCGACGTCATCGCCTTCCCCAAGACCCAGACGGGGGCCGACCTGATGACTGAGGCGCCCTCGGCGGTCGACGAGGCGCAGCTCAAGGACCTGCACGTCCGCGTCATGGAAGCCGAGACGAAGCCCGTCGAGGCCAAGAAGCTCAGCGCCAATCCGACGTAG
- a CDS encoding diacylglycerol kinase family protein → MPERIRVGLVHNRFSGKGRGPDFVARLRSRAEPLAWLDLVDLPLDLALSEGALDALDAVVIVGGDGTVHHALAALTQAKNGRGVPTLIAPLGTENVVAKELGLTPRVSRVLAALEAFRDGAPTVRSDLGLVHHPDASAADGPLPGTPFALMLTTGPDAAVLHRVARQRVGTTSKLDYVVPTLTRALRPRVGRLSVTVDGQQLAKDRRGCLIVAVGPRYPLKLDLARNASRTDGLLDAMFLPASTTASLVGWAAMARLGLHVRHPQARYAQGTRIEFTMHDHDPTAEMLETLQIDGEIERVACDAQGRMVIETMPSALPLIMPAAKEARTDRRRGAKPAMAGG, encoded by the coding sequence ATGCCAGAGCGCATCCGCGTGGGCCTCGTGCACAACCGCTTCTCGGGCAAGGGCCGGGGACCGGACTTCGTCGCGCGCCTGCGATCTCGGGCCGAGCCGCTGGCGTGGCTCGATCTCGTGGATCTGCCCCTCGATCTCGCGCTCTCGGAGGGCGCCCTGGATGCGCTCGACGCGGTGGTCATCGTCGGTGGCGACGGCACCGTGCACCACGCCCTGGCCGCCCTCACGCAGGCCAAGAACGGCCGCGGCGTGCCAACCCTGATCGCCCCGCTGGGCACCGAGAACGTGGTGGCCAAGGAACTCGGCCTGACCCCGCGCGTGTCGCGCGTGCTGGCGGCGCTCGAGGCCTTCCGCGATGGCGCCCCCACCGTGCGCAGCGATCTGGGCCTGGTGCACCATCCGGACGCCTCGGCGGCTGACGGGCCCCTTCCTGGCACGCCCTTCGCCCTCATGCTGACCACCGGCCCGGACGCGGCCGTGCTGCACCGCGTCGCCCGGCAGCGCGTGGGCACCACAAGCAAGCTCGACTACGTCGTGCCCACGCTCACGCGAGCGCTGCGCCCCAGGGTCGGGCGCCTCAGCGTCACCGTCGACGGCCAGCAACTCGCGAAGGACCGCCGCGGCTGCCTCATCGTCGCCGTCGGCCCGCGCTACCCGCTGAAGCTCGACCTCGCGCGCAACGCCAGCCGCACCGATGGCCTGCTCGACGCGATGTTCCTGCCCGCCAGCACCACCGCGAGCCTCGTCGGCTGGGCCGCGATGGCCCGCCTGGGCCTGCACGTCCGCCACCCGCAGGCCCGTTATGCGCAAGGCACCCGCATCGAATTCACGATGCACGACCACGATCCCACTGCCGAGATGCTCGAGACCCTCCAGATCGACGGCGAGATCGAACGCGTGGCGTGCGATGCGCAGGGCCGCATGGTCATCGAGACGATGCCCAGCGCGCTGCCGCTCATCATGCCTGCGGCGAAGGAGGCCAGGACCGATCGCCGCCGTGGGGCCAAGCCGGCGATGGCGGGCGGGTAG
- the mntR gene encoding manganese-binding transcriptional regulator MntR has product MANPKKQPGTPTPPRRGHQRTRDDHASETAEDYVEAIAEIVERLGQCRVKDLADRFGVSHVTVVRTVSRLAEGGLVTTEPYKPIELTPKGTRLARACRERHEVVYRFLLAIGVPEKVAAVDSEGLEHHVSKATLARFKAIAEGAGGRRQAARDGGGGGGGGGQP; this is encoded by the coding sequence GTGGCCAACCCCAAGAAGCAGCCCGGCACCCCCACCCCGCCACGCCGCGGCCACCAGCGCACGCGCGACGACCACGCCAGCGAGACGGCCGAGGACTACGTCGAGGCCATCGCCGAGATCGTGGAGCGGCTTGGCCAGTGCCGCGTGAAGGACCTGGCCGACCGCTTCGGGGTCAGCCACGTGACGGTCGTGCGAACGGTCTCGAGGCTGGCAGAGGGCGGGCTGGTGACCACCGAGCCCTACAAGCCCATCGAGCTGACCCCCAAGGGCACGCGGCTGGCCCGGGCCTGCCGCGAGCGGCACGAGGTGGTCTACCGCTTCCTGCTGGCCATCGGCGTGCCCGAGAAGGTGGCGGCGGTCGATAGCGAGGGCCTGGAGCACCATGTCAGCAAGGCCACGCTGGCGCGGTTCAAGGCGATCGCCGAGGGGGCGGGTGGTAGGCGGCAGGCGGCGCGCGACGGCGGAGGTGGCGGTGGAGGTGGCGGGCAACCGTAG
- a CDS encoding zinc ABC transporter substrate-binding protein — MARGCWFGLCAVLLGFLAACGPQSEPAGSSAIDEKLAIVATTGMIGDVVERVAGERGEVDVLMGAGIDPHLYQPTRDDMAALLAADVVFYNGLLLEGRMTDALVRAASADRGVFAVTELIDPQYLVQPEDMEGKDDPHVWMDPTAWAKAVEVVRDRLIERDPDGESVYTANAAALLDEIAELDAYCQRVLESVPEAQRVLVTAHDAFGYFGRRYGYEVLGIQGLSTESEAGVRDVERLVDVLVDRQVAAVFVESTVSERNIKALIAGAAARGHTVAIGGELFSDAMGPAGTFEGTYVGMIDHNATTIARALGGEAPEGGMQGKLSP, encoded by the coding sequence ATGGCTCGAGGATGCTGGTTCGGATTGTGCGCAGTTCTGCTCGGCTTTCTCGCGGCCTGCGGACCGCAATCGGAACCCGCGGGCTCGTCGGCGATTGACGAGAAGCTGGCGATCGTCGCGACCACCGGCATGATCGGCGACGTGGTCGAGCGCGTGGCCGGCGAGCGCGGCGAGGTCGACGTGCTCATGGGCGCGGGCATCGACCCGCACCTGTACCAGCCCACGCGCGACGACATGGCCGCCCTCCTGGCAGCCGACGTGGTCTTCTACAACGGGCTGCTGCTCGAGGGCCGCATGACCGATGCCCTCGTACGCGCCGCCTCGGCCGATCGCGGCGTGTTCGCCGTCACCGAGTTGATCGACCCCCAGTACCTGGTGCAGCCCGAGGACATGGAGGGCAAGGACGACCCGCACGTGTGGATGGATCCCACGGCCTGGGCCAAGGCGGTCGAGGTCGTGCGCGATCGGCTCATCGAGCGCGACCCCGATGGCGAATCGGTCTACACCGCCAACGCCGCCGCGTTGCTCGACGAGATCGCCGAACTGGACGCGTACTGCCAGCGCGTGCTCGAGAGCGTGCCCGAGGCCCAGCGCGTGCTGGTGACCGCCCACGATGCCTTCGGCTACTTCGGCCGGCGGTATGGCTACGAGGTGCTGGGCATCCAGGGGCTGAGCACCGAGAGCGAGGCGGGCGTGCGCGACGTCGAGCGGCTCGTGGACGTGCTGGTCGATCGTCAGGTCGCGGCGGTGTTCGTGGAATCGACGGTCTCGGAGCGCAACATCAAGGCGCTCATTGCCGGGGCCGCGGCCCGCGGGCACACGGTCGCCATCGGGGGTGAGCTGTTCAGCGACGCCATGGGGCCGGCTGGCACGTTCGAGGGCACGTACGTGGGCATGATCGACCACAACGCCACCACGATCGCGCGCGCCCTGGGCGGCGAGGCGCCCGAGGGGGGCATGCAGGGAAAGCTGTCTCCGTGA
- a CDS encoding metal ABC transporter ATP-binding protein → MSTPAGQSVVHSGRQRSSLAELPEHSADSPLSIHAMTVAYQRKPVLWDVDYDAPANALVAIVGPNGAGKSTLIKAALGLVPRASGLVEFWGEPYKRMRDRVAYVPQRESVDWSFPVSALDVVCMGRYRRIGWLRPVGRSHKRAALECLDRVGLADLAHRQISQLSGGQQQRVFLARALAQEGDLYVMDEPFAGVDAATERAIVALLRELRDAGKTAIVVHHDLQTVPQYFDHALLLNMRVVAAGPVEEVFTEPNLHKTYGGKLTLLSEAAEAVARSGLRVR, encoded by the coding sequence GTGAGTACGCCGGCCGGTCAGAGCGTCGTGCATTCAGGCCGGCAGCGGTCGAGCCTGGCCGAGCTTCCCGAGCACTCGGCCGACAGCCCGCTGTCGATCCACGCCATGACGGTGGCGTACCAGCGCAAGCCCGTGCTGTGGGACGTGGACTACGACGCGCCAGCAAACGCCCTCGTGGCCATCGTGGGGCCCAACGGGGCGGGCAAGAGCACGCTGATCAAGGCGGCGCTCGGGCTGGTGCCTCGTGCCAGTGGGCTGGTGGAATTCTGGGGCGAGCCCTACAAGCGCATGCGCGACCGCGTGGCCTACGTGCCCCAGCGAGAGAGCGTGGACTGGTCGTTTCCCGTCAGCGCCCTGGATGTGGTATGCATGGGTCGGTATCGGCGCATCGGCTGGTTGCGGCCGGTGGGGCGCTCGCATAAGCGAGCCGCGCTGGAGTGCCTGGACCGCGTGGGCCTGGCGGACCTGGCGCACCGGCAGATCAGCCAGCTCTCGGGCGGGCAGCAGCAACGCGTGTTCCTCGCCCGCGCCTTGGCGCAGGAGGGTGACCTGTACGTCATGGACGAGCCCTTCGCGGGCGTCGACGCGGCGACCGAGCGCGCCATCGTCGCGCTGCTGCGAGAGCTGCGCGACGCGGGCAAGACTGCCATCGTCGTGCATCACGACCTGCAGACCGTGCCGCAGTACTTCGACCATGCCCTGCTGCTCAACATGCGCGTCGTCGCGGCCGGGCCGGTCGAGGAGGTCTTCACCGAGCCAAACCTGCACAAGACCTATGGCGGCAAGCTCACGCTGCTGAGCGAGGCGGCCGAGGCCGTGGCCCGCTCGGGCCTGAGGGTGCGATAG
- a CDS encoding metal ABC transporter permease has translation MALARPEALTARDVVEVLSFQGGYNTNAVLVGAALLGLSAGVVGVFALLRKRSLVADAIGHATLPGIVTAFLFAVSLGGGGRSLPVLLLGAAASGALSVLCIFAILRFTRLREDAAIGIVLGVFFGLGVVLLSYVQRPENVAASPAGLHHFIYGQTAAMRAGDAMLMGGIALVGILSTVVLFKELALASFNDEYARVAGYPVGLLDGIMLLLVVLVTVAGLQAVGLILVIALLIIPPVAARMWTDRLGVLVLVAGGLGAVSGYLGAATSALLPRTPAGSVIVLCAGAVFVVSLLAAPRHGVVAVAGRRGLQRLRIAGEHLLEAAYEHAVSRRGVPTISARTLRAMEKLWGWPAWLGPVVLAGLRRRGYINRVELGYELTPSGVARGARIARNHRLWEQYLQTYADVAPGHVDWSADTVEHVLSPELVAELEAAILKAERGRP, from the coding sequence ATGGCCCTGGCCCGGCCCGAAGCGTTGACCGCCCGCGACGTTGTGGAGGTACTCAGCTTCCAGGGCGGGTACAACACCAACGCGGTGCTCGTCGGGGCGGCGTTGCTGGGCTTGTCTGCGGGAGTGGTGGGGGTGTTCGCCCTGCTGCGCAAGCGATCGCTGGTTGCCGACGCCATCGGGCACGCGACGCTTCCGGGCATCGTGACGGCCTTCCTGTTCGCCGTTTCGCTGGGCGGGGGTGGACGGTCCTTGCCGGTGCTGCTGCTGGGCGCGGCGGCGTCGGGGGCACTGTCGGTGCTGTGCATCTTTGCGATTCTTCGTTTCACCCGGCTGCGCGAAGACGCGGCGATCGGCATCGTGCTGGGCGTGTTCTTCGGGCTGGGCGTGGTGCTGCTCAGCTACGTCCAGCGGCCCGAGAACGTCGCGGCATCGCCCGCCGGGCTGCACCACTTCATCTATGGCCAGACCGCGGCCATGCGGGCGGGTGACGCCATGCTGATGGGGGGCATCGCGCTCGTTGGGATCCTGTCCACCGTCGTGCTGTTCAAGGAACTGGCCCTGGCCAGCTTCAACGACGAATATGCGCGCGTGGCGGGGTATCCCGTCGGGCTGCTGGACGGCATCATGCTCCTGCTGGTGGTTCTGGTCACGGTGGCGGGCTTGCAGGCCGTCGGGCTGATTCTGGTCATTGCGCTGCTCATCATCCCGCCCGTCGCCGCACGAATGTGGACCGATCGCCTGGGCGTGCTGGTGTTGGTGGCGGGAGGGTTGGGCGCCGTGAGCGGCTACCTCGGAGCGGCGACGAGCGCGCTCCTGCCGCGCACGCCGGCGGGATCGGTGATCGTGCTGTGCGCGGGAGCGGTGTTCGTCGTCAGCTTGCTGGCGGCGCCGCGACACGGGGTGGTTGCCGTAGCCGGGCGGCGGGGCCTCCAGCGGCTCCGCATCGCCGGTGAGCACCTGCTCGAGGCTGCCTACGAGCACGCCGTATCGCGGCGAGGCGTGCCGACGATCTCGGCGCGCACGCTACGGGCTATGGAGAAGCTCTGGGGCTGGCCCGCGTGGCTGGGCCCGGTGGTGCTGGCGGGTCTACGGCGGCGCGGTTACATCAATCGCGTGGAACTTGGGTATGAACTGACGCCCAGCGGCGTCGCGCGCGGCGCCCGCATCGCCCGGAACCACAGGCTCTGGGAGCAGTACCTGCAGACCTATGCCGACGTGGCGCCCGGCCACGTCGACTGGTCGGCCGACACCGTCGAGCACGTGCTCAGCCCCGAGTTGGTTGCCGAACTCGAGGCGGCGATTCTCAAGGCCGAGAGGGGCAGGCCATGA